The stretch of DNA ACGTGATGGTGCGTCGATAGGTTATACTCATCCAGGCAAAGGTAGAAAATAAACTAGTGATTGTCCACTTAGACGAACAAGAGTCTAAGTGGGCTTTTTTGCGTTGTCATTAAAAGCTCAATTGTTAGTAAATTTATGTCTCGAGTGTTAGGATAATTATATAAATATATAGAAAAGTGGTGTGTTAATTTGAAAATAGAAGTATGGTCAGATTATGTTTGTCCGTTCTGTTATATAGGAAAGCGTCGTTTAGAACAAGCACTACAAACTTTTCCACAAAAAGACAAGGTGGAAGTAACATTTAAAAGCTTTGAGTTACAACCTCATCTCCCAAGTGACCCTAATGTATCCGTTCATGAAATGTTGGCGAAAAAAATGGGCGCTACTATCGAGCAAGCGAAATCAATGAATGAACAAGTTATCCAGAGCGCAGCATCGGTTGGATTAGCGTACAATTTTGATTCAATGAAACAAGTGAATACGTTAGATGCTCACCGTCTCGTGAAATTTGCAGAGCAACGTGGAAAAGCTGCGGAACTAACAGAGCGACTATTAAGTGCTCACTTCATTGAATCTCAATTCCTCGGGGCAAATGAAACATTAATCTCATTAGCGGAAGAAGTTGGCTTAGACCGCGATGAAGTGCAACAAGTTCTTGCTAGTAACGCTCACTTAGAGGAAGTGCGTCAAGACCAAGTAGAAGGTCAACAGCTTGGCGTGCAAGGAGTACCATTTTTCGTATTTAATCGAAAGTATGCTATTTCCGGCGCACAACCGTTAGAAGTCTTCACGCAAACATTAACTAAAGTTTGGGAAGAAGAGAACGGTGCTACTCCATTACAGCAGGTACAATCAACTACGGGTGCTACTTGTACCGACGATGGGTGCGAAATTCCGGAAAAGTAAACATGAAACAAGTGGGGTAACGATTCGTTCCGTCCCCCCTTGTTTTTTTATTTATTAAAAATTAAATGCTGATGCTTGCTAATTTCCTTGCTGGGTTGGCGCAAAAGTAATCTCGGTTGGCACAAAAGAGATCCGGGTTGGCACAAAAGAGATCCGGGTTGGCACAAAAGAGATCTCGGTTGGCACAAAAGAGATCTCGGTTGGCGCAAAAGTAATCTCGGTTGGCGCAAAAGTGATTCGGGTTGGCGCAAAAGTAATCTCGGTTGGCGCGAAAGTAATCTCGGTTGGCACAAAAGAGATCTCGGGTGGCCCAAAAGCCTTCCCGGTTGGCGCAAAAAGCAAACCCGCAAAAATTATGGTAAAAAAGAGTTATCCACAAAATATATAAGAAATACGAAATTTCATGATAGTTATCCAAGGATTCTGATAACTTCCCACAAGCTTTTCCACAGAATAATGAAAAAAGGCTGTTATCCACAGCCTACTACTTTTTCTTTATGAGCTTTTGACGGTCATCAGCAAGAGGCGGTTGCTCCAGCCAACCATGTTTGATTAGCAATTCGGCTCCATCTTCGGCATATAAACCAACTTGTCCCATGAGACGAGTATACTCCACGGAAAGATCTCTTCTTTGTGAAACAGATGCCCCTGCTCCGAAATAGCCAATAGCAGCAGCAACTAAAATAACAATATGATTTAACATCAGCTTGTCTGAGTATGGAGGAGTAGTGGAGCTTGTTATTTCTGATACCCATGAAGAAGGAGATGCTAAATCATCCTTTGAAAGGATTGAGCTTAAAATACTAAATTGCTTTTCACACAATTCTTTTCCTTTAAGGAAATATTTTTGTACATCTTTCGACTGACATACTTGTGCAAAACCAATTTCTAAAACAACTTTTATAATTACTTTTACCATATTGTAGCTTAAACCACTTATTTCGACGACACTTAATGGGCGATGATGGCCAAACCATCCAGTTAAATAGTTTTGACTGTCAATGAAATCTATTTCGGAAGGTGGATTTACTCGTGGTGGCTTTCGATAAATACCTTTTGCTAACATTACATCAACAACTCGTCTATATAACTCCATCGTTTCCTTATTACATTGCACAAATAAAAAATTTGGTCAGCACGTGTTGAAGTAGCAACAGCTCCTGCGTAACCTGTTAAACCTAGTAATGTCATTACGTGCATATACACCATCATAAACGTATCGGTAAATAGAGCTGGAGCTTCTAAATTAACATCTTCCTCCACCGTAAAACCTTTAGGTATGGGGATATTCTCTTGTTCAAAAAAATGCGTAATTTTTTCAATATGGTCTTCTGCGATACGAAGTGCAAACTCGAGTACTTCTTTCATATCCTTATCTTTGGCCACCTTGACGGAATGGGTAAGAAAACATACCGACATCGAATCATTAATATATTGAGTCCACAAATTTGCCATTTCAGCAGAAGTAAGTTCGACATTGTGATTATAGCGTTTCATGTAACATCCCCCAAATTTAGTTTAAACGATGTTTTCCCATTAGTTTTTATAGAGGTTATTATTTGAGGTATTCTTTCTTTTATTCTACAAAATTTACAGATTAAAAAAGTTATGGCTGAGGACGCTTCGTGGAACGCAGGGTGGCAATCGCAAATAAAAAGTGATTACGGCAAATAAAGAGGAAGTTACCGCAAATAAAAAGTGATTACTGCAAATAAGAGGGAGTTAGCGCAAAAAAAAAGTGATTACCGCAAATAAGAGGGAGTTACCGCAAATAAAGAGGAAGTTATCGCAAATAAAAAGTGATTACCGCAAATAAAGAGGAAGTTATCGCAAATAAAAAGTGATTACCGCAAATAAGAGGGAGTTATCGCAAATAAAAAGTGATTACCGCAAATAAGAGGGAGTTAGCGCAAATAAAAAGTGATTACCGCAAATAAGAGGAAGTTATCGCAAATAAGAGGGAGTTACCGCAAATAAAAAGTGATTACCGCAAATAAAGAGGAAGTTATCGCAAATAAAAAGTGATTACCGCAAATAAAGAGGAAGTTATATCGCAAAATAAACCAATTTAATCAAGAATCCGTAGCAGTTATTTTCAAAACAATTAAAAAAACAAGTGGAAAAAATGATTTGATTTCCCCACTTGCTTCATTCACTTCTTTTGCTCCTTTAATAAGGACAATGGTTCATTTTCTGTATCTTCATTCTCGACTAGATGCTGTAGAATGGACATTTTATTATCCCAAAATTGCTCGAAAAAGCTGAGCCATTCATTCACTTCCGTTAAAGTTTCTGGCTGTAGTGTATATCGTTTTTCCCTGCCAACTTTTCTGCTCGTTACTAAGCTAGCTTCGGAAAGGATGTGCAGATGCTTGACGACAGCAGTTCGACTTATTGGAAAATGCGATGTAATTTCAGAAATAGGAAGTTCATTGTAAGCTAGTAAACGCAATACGTCTCTCCTAGTTGGATCAGCAATTGCTTGAAATACATCGTGCTTAGCAGCAGCCACTTATCCTTCGACTACCTTTCTTAACTTAGCATGTACGATATCTTCCCATCCATTATTCATGCGATTGCGAATGACGGCACTATCTTCATTAGGCTTCGTAATAACTGTATCAGCTGTTTTCCAGCCACTATGTATTAAGGTGAATTCCGTTTTTTCTTCGACTTCTTTTAATAGAAATGTAACAATCCAGCCATCCGTATCCCAAGAGAAAGAAATTTTATTTGGCTCCTCCACTTCTATCACTTTACAAGGGGATGGTCCGAATGGAGATTGAATATGAAATACATGTCCGACTCTAGGCTCAAAATCATTTGGCATAAACCAAGTACTGATTCCTTCTGCAGAAGAGACTTTTTCCCAAACTTTTTGAATAGGGGCATCAAAAATTGCTGTTTTCACGATATCTTGGATTTTTTGCATGTTTTACAAACTCCTTTAACTTTAAAGTAACACCATTAAGTGTTATTTGTTATCATATAACACCAATAGGTTTCACGTCAAACTCTCTTGAAATTTAGAACAGTTACGTGTAGTATATTGCTTCAAAAATTACAATATTGTACTATTTACGACATTTTTTTCATTTTATTTACAATTTAAAATGGATGTGGAAGATTTAGCGTACTACTATATATGGTACAAATTACCTATGTTTAATAGGATGTGAATAATATGCATGAAGCAGTACAATCTGTGTTATCCAATATAGCAATTATTTTCATAATGCATTTACTAATAAATTTAGTTATTGTAAATAGGAAAGCATTTCTTAACAAAATATTATTTTCTATTGCATTAATACTAATTACGTAAATTGCTGTTATTATTTTGTTTTATTTACCAATCGTTTACGGAGATTTTCAATTTGATATGCGGTTTATACCACTCGTTTTTTTAGCATATAAATGGGGATGGAAGCATGCAATTCCGGCGCTCGTCATCGTAAGTTTATGGCGATTAGGTATAGGAGGACAAGGAGCGGTTCCTGGAGTTATTTTTGGAATGATGTTTCCTACTTTAATTTCTCTGTTTATGAAATGGCTCAAGCAAACAGAATTAAAGTCTCTAACACTACTAATAATTATTACGTTGTCTTGGCTTGCATCAGACTTACCAATTATCTTTTTTGTTCCTAACGGTTTACAAGTTTTCGCAGAAATGTCTATTTATCGATTGATGACGTTTCTTACAACGGCTTTCGCGTTACACTTTTTTATCGTAAATGCAGAAAAGGAGCTTTATTTAAGAGATAGGCTTACGTTCTATGCAGAACATGATCCGTTAACTGGATTAAATAACATTCGACATTTTGAGGAGAAAGTAAAGACGTACAAGACGAAACAAAATAAAAATCGGTACATTATTATGTTAGATATTGATCATTTTAAGTCTGTTAATGATGAATATGGTCATTTAAGTGGCGATATGATTTTAAAAGGCTTTGCCGATATTATGTTGAAAAAAGTTTCCTCCTATTACAAAGATGACGTATTCGCCGGAAGATATGGAGGGGAGGAATTTATTATTTTCTTTGCAACAGATTCTAAAGAGGAACTCATGTATTTTGCAGAATCGTTTCGCCAAGAAATTGAAAATACAGAGTTTATAACAGAAAGTAAGGCGATTAAGAAAATAACGGTCTCATTAGGCATTTCCAAGTTTACTGAATCGAAAAGCTTATACGATATCATTTCTGAAGCGGATGAAGCGCTGTATAAATCGAAAAGAAATGGTAGAAATCAAGTTCAATATTACGCAAATTAAAAAAGAGATTGGGGGATTAAACTCTCCCAATCTCTTTTCCGTTAATGATGATGATAATTTCGTTTAACTCTTCTTTTAGCTCTTCTTGTGTTACTTTTATTTTTAGTTTATAGAAAATATACACTGTAAGATAAAAGATGATTCCAATTCCAATCATAAGTAAACGAATTTGAAGAAGTATTAACGGGGAATAGAAACTACTGAGCATGAATGTGAAAAGCATACAAGAGGCTAGCACAATGGACCCAATAAGATAGAACCAATACTCGTTCTTCGTTAACGGATAGTCCTTGTTTTGTATACTCATGAAGCACTCTCCTTTAAAGAATAGTAACCTTGTATAAACGTATGAAATGTACATTTGAAAAAGAACTTACGGGCATGGACCGATTTTCTCTTAGAATTCAAATATTCTTTTTCATATAAGCCATACTAAAAAAATAGAAAAGCTACATACGGAAGGAAGAGCTTATTTTGGATTTGCACTTTATTTGGAAATCATTTGTTATTGTTTTTGGCGGCATTTTAATTTTACGTTTAGCTGGTAGAAAGTCGATTTCACAATTAACTGTCGCACAAACAGTTTTAATGGTAGCTGTTGGGTCACTAATTATACAGCCAGTAGGTGATAGAAGTATATGGATTACGATGTTGATTACTTTATTACTAGTCCTTTTTTTAATTGTGGTGGAATATATCGTATTGAAGTCTGACAAACTAGAAACATTTTTTTACGGGAAATCCATTATAGTCGTTGAAAATGGAACCATTATTGATAAAAACTTAGCGAAGATTCGGTTAACTGTTGACATGTTAGAGGTTAGATTGCGGCAGCAAGGAGTGCAAAACATCAGCGACTTGCAATGGGCAACGATTGAATCAAATGGTCAAATTGGCTATTTGTTAAAGCCTGAAAAACAGTATGCAACGAAAGAAGATATTCAAAAGTTACTAGCTCTTTTCCAAGCAAACGAACAAAATATCACGAATAGCACTAATAATCTTTTTACGGAAGTGAAGAACAAAATACATAAAGAAGAACCCCCAACACATTTAAAATGAGGGATTCAAATGAATATAGCTTATAGAACTTTAATGGCTACATTAATTAAATGGATATTTTTCGGAACAATAATCGGCATTATCATTGGTTCCACAACAGCGCTTCTGTTAACGACCAATGATATGTTAGGAGAGACTCGAGAGAACAACTCATGGCTAATCTTTTTTCTTCCTCTAGGTGGGATTGTAATTGGCTTTATGTATATGAATTTTGGAAAAAGTTTTGGCAATGATTCTGCAAAAGGAAACAATTTAGTAATTGAAGGTGTGCATGGGAAAGCGAAAGTTCTTAAAAGGATGGGGCCGCTTGTTTACATAGGAACGTTTATAACTGTCCTATTAGGAGGATCGACAGGACGTGAAGGGGCAGCTATTCAAATGGGTGGAAGTGTTTCTCAAGCAGTAAACCAGTTTTTTAAAGTTTCCATTCTTGATAAAAAAATTTTGATCATGAGCGGTATTAGTGCTGGCTTTGGAGCAGCGTTTGGGACACCGATAACAGGCGCTGTGTTCGGTATGGAAATGGTAGCGTTAGGTAAAATGAAGTATAAAGTGTTAGTGCCTTGTTTAGTAGCTAGCTTTGTCGGTCACTATGTTACAGAAAAGGGCTGGGGAGTAGAACACGAAACGTTTATTATAAAAACGGTACCAGAATCGTCTTTTGCAACATATGGAAAAGTAATAGTAGTAGCCATTATTTTTAGTTTATTAAGTGTTTTGTATAGTCAATTACGGCACGGAATTCAAAGGATTTCCGAAAAATATACGAAGAAGAATCATATGGTAAGGGCGTTCGTTGGTGGAGTACTCATTGTCATTTTATTTTTAATAATCGGTTCACAAGATTATAATGGCCGAGGCTTGGATATGTTAGAGCAGTCGTTTAAAGAGGATGTACCACCATTTGCCTTTATAGCAAAATTAATTTTCACTGCCATTACGATGGGGACAGGCTTTGTAGGTGGAGAAGCCATTCCTCTATTTTTCATGGGAGCTACGTTAGGGAATACGTTATCGGAATTTATCCATTTACCATTGTCGTTTCTTGCGGGGTTAGGGATGATTGCTACCTTTTGTGGTGGAGCGAATACACCAATTGCAGCATTCCTATTAGCTGTTGAAATGTTTGACGGGAAGGGAATAGAATTTTTCTTCGTTGCATGTCTTGTAAGTTATATATTCTCTGGGCATCATGGCTTATGGCCATCGCAAAAAATCTTTGAACCGAAAAGTAGGCTATACAATATTGAAGACGGTCTATCGATTGAGGATGTGGAGAAAAAGAAACGACATAAAAAATGAAATAAAAGAAGGGCGCAAAAGAACCGGGGGTATCGCAAATAAAAGTGTGATTACCGCAAATAAGCCCGGTGTTATCGCAAATAAAAGGTAATTACCGCAAATAAAAACATTATTCTAAACCCCAACCTCTTCAAACCGTTGAATATCTTCGTTTCTACCGATCATAATTAAAAGGTCACCTTCTTTAATGATCTCTTCAGCAGATGGAGCTACAATAATATCACCGTCACGTTGAATTCCGATTAAATTACAACCGTATTTCGCCCGAAGATCTAGTTCAATGATACTTTTATTGTTTACTTTTTTTGATGCATGAATTTCTACAATACTATGATTATCCGATAGTTCAATGTAATCAAATATTTTATCAGACACGACGTGATGAGCGATTCTTCGTGCCATATCTTTTTCTGGTTGAATTACACGGTCTACTCCAATTTGCTCGAGCACTTTTTTATGGTACTTATTAATCGCTTTAACCCAAACTTGTTTTACACCCATTTCTTTTAAAATCAAACTAGTTAGCACACTTGATTCAATGTCTTCTCCCATCGAAACAATAGCGTGGTCAAAGTTACGAAGCCCTAAAGATTTTAATGTTTTCATCCGTTGCATTTGCTTGTACGGAATGGGTAGCAAATTCACTAATTCTACTTACGTTTTCTTCATCCTTATCAATCGCCAGCACTTCTACGCCAAGTGACCAAAACGACCTAGACCGATAACAGCAAATTGCTTTTTCATTTGTTTTACCTCACTTTGACATAAAAAGACCATTCCTTGGCAGATCCGCAGAATGGTCTCTCATAATTTAGTAGACCCTTCTCTCAATTTGTTTACGAGGTTAGCTGTCGGATTAGAGGATGAGAGTCCTCTTCGTTCATAACGATACACCCCTAGAAACGAATAAACGTTTCGATTTGGTTCCCCCGCTCTTACAATAAGATTCAACATAAGGTTTTTGAAAAAAAGATAATTTAATTTGTTAATAAATGTACTCTTCAAAAACGGCACCGTCAATAGAAAATTGTAAATTTTTTAAAGCAAATAATAATCATTAACTATTCTTTCCATCTAGAGACGGAGTTAATATACAACCGGAGAGAGTTTTTTAAAAGGTTTTTTAAGAATACAATGAATATATAGACAATTACATTAGAGGTGATGGAGTGGAAAAAATAATTGAAGTTCGCGGGGTTAGTAAGCAGTATACGAAACGAAAAACGAAAGAAATAGTAACAGCGGTTAATAATGTTTCATTTGATGTTCATCGTGGGGAAGTACTAGGATTGTTAGGACCGAATGGTGCAGGAAAAACATCGACGATTAAGATGATATGTGGATTGCTACAGGCGGATGCGGGATCTATTCATATTAATGGATTAGATATAAATAAAAAAAGATTAAAAGCGTTACGCCATATTAGTGCAGTACTAGAAGGAAACCGAAACTTATACTGGCGTTTAACGGTTAAAGAGAATTTAGAATATTTTGCAGGTAATAGAGGTCGGTCACGGAAAGAAGTGATAGAAGAGGTAGACAAATTATTAGAGCAGTTCCACTTAAAAGAGAAGGAAAATGAACTAGTACAAGGATTATCACGTGGAATGCAGCAAAAACTTGCGATTGCCGTTTCGTTATTAGCGAATACGGAAGTAATTTTATTAGATGAGCCTACATTAGGATTAGATGTTGAAATTAGTTACGAGCTGCGCGAAATATTAAAGCAAATTGTTAAAGAAGAAAACCGAACGATTATTATAAGCTCGCACGATATGCCGGTAGTTCAAGAATTATGTGATCGAACGATTATTATTAATAAAGGTACAGTCGTTGTGGATGAAAAAGTGGAGAACTTGCTTAACTTGTTTCAAACGAAAGCATATTCTATTAAACTAGGTGAACGTCTTAATAGTAGGCAAAAAGAAGAGTTGTTACTGACTTTTCCATTAAGCACCTACACTGAAAACAGTCTTCAAGCGATTGTAGATGTAAATTTAGAGCGAAGTGAAGATATTTATAAACTGTTCGACATTTTTAAGATGGAAGCAACACTTGTCGAAAGCATTGACCGGACAACGATAGATTTCGAACAAGTATTTTTGCAAATCGTGAAGGGGGAGAAGCAATATGCAATTGTATAATGTACTTACCTCCAATGTGAAAAAAGAATATATCGAGTTGAAGCGGTATTTGCCGAATACAATAGCCCTATTATTAACATTTTACATTATTTTTCTAGGTGCATTTTTTGGTGTCATGTTTGTAGGAGATCCAGCATCTTTTGAATCAAATGTTCAATATTCTATCGTTAGTATTGTTTTTTGGGGCTTAACGATGACGACGATGAATTTTATCGGATACGCCATTATTACCGAGGCGATGAGAGGTACACTTGAACAGCTATATATGTCTCCGATGGGTGTTTGGAGGATTATGCTCACGAGAATGATTGGGCAATTCGTGTTGCAATCGTTCATTATGATTATCTTATTGTTTGCGGCAATGTTAACATCTGGACAATGGTTAAATTTAAATCCACTAACAACGATACCGATTATTTTCATTACGATGATTAGTATGTTTGGCGTAAGTTTTATGATTGCAGGCCTAGCAATTATTGTGAAACAAATTCAAGCGTTCCTACAAATCTTTCAATTTGTTTTAATGGCTCTCGTATTTGTTCCATTATCTGTAGCACCATATTTAGCATTCGCTCCATTCGTCAAAGGGGTAGATATGGTACGAACAGTCATGTTAGAAAATAGAGGGTTAACGGAATTTTTATGGACGGATTATGCAGTCTTAATCGCAAATTCTTTAGTTTACTTCATTGTCGGCCTCATCGTGTTTCATCGTTGTGAAAGAATAGCGATGAAAAAAGGATTACTTGGGCAGTATTAACGAATTTTGAGTTCGCCACCTGAATCCAATTTTTTCAATCGGGTATCATTTTCATTCGGCATCCGAACTTTTTTATGGTAAAATATTTTAGTATTTCGTTCTCTTTCCATTTTGTATAGAGAATGAAAACGAATAGTAGATAATTTAAGGAGGATTCGGAGATGAATTATGTTACATTAAACAACGGTTTGAAAATGCCTCAGCTTGGATTCGGTGTATGGCAAGTAGCGGATGACGAAGCGACTGCTGCTGTTAAAAAAGCGATTGAAGTAGGGTATCGATCAATTGATACAGCTATGATTTATAAAAATGAAGTAGGCGTTGGGAAAGCGATAAAAGAATCTTCCGTACCTCGTGAAGAGTTATTTATTACAACAAAAGTATGGAATAGTGATCAAGGGTATGAAAATACGCTACGTGCTTTTGATGAAAGCTTAGAAAGGTTAGGTCTTGATTATGTAGATTTATACTTAATCCATTGGCCAACACCACAATTTGATCAGTACGTTGATACATATAAAGCGTTAGAGAAGCTTTACCATGATGGTCGCGTGAAAGCAATTGGAGTATGTAACTTTGAAATTGAACATTTAGAGCGTCTTTTAAACGAATGTGAAGTAACTCCAGTTTTAAATCAAATTGAGTGTCATCCATACCTTTCACAAAATGAATTAAAAGAATTCTGTGAGAAACATAATATTTTTGTAGAAGCATGGAGTCCACTAGAGCAAGGTGGAGAAGTGTTAAAAGATGAAGTCGTTCAGCAAATTGCCGAAGCACATCAAAAGTCTCCTGCACAAGTAGTGTTACGTTGGCACTTACAAAATAACACGATCGTTATTCCTAAATCAGTAACACCTTCTCGAATCGAAGAAAACTTTAACGTGTTTGACTTTGAACTTTCTTTAGATGAGATGAAAAAAATAAATGCAATAAATAAAGATAGACGTAGAGGGAAACATCCGAACGAAATGAATGTTCGATAAAAAGTAGTAAAAAGGGTCAGAAACTGTTCTGACCCTTTTAATATTTTATAAAATGAGTGATTACTCACTTTACACACAACAAGAAAACGTTTATGATGAAAATAATGAGTGATTACTCACTTTCATATGAAAAGTCAGAGGTGAATAGGATGAGTACGGAAGAAAGTGTTGTGCAAATTGAAAATGTCTCGATGGCGTTCGGTAAGCAGGTAGTGCTAAAGGATATTTCACTTCAAATTCAAAAAGGTGAAATTTTTGGTCTATTAGGACCTTCAGGTGCTGGCAAAACGACACTAGTGAAGCAACTAGTTGGTTTGGAAATTCCGTCAAGTGGAGAAGTATTTCTTTTTCATGAAAAAATGCCTTCTCTTAAATTAATGAAACGGATTGGATATATGGCACAATCCGACGCTCTGTATGGAGAATTAAC from Sutcliffiella cohnii encodes:
- a CDS encoding SRPBCC family protein; protein product: MQKIQDIVKTAIFDAPIQKVWEKVSSAEGISTWFMPNDFEPRVGHVFHIQSPFGPSPCKVIEVEEPNKISFSWDTDGWIVTFLLKEVEEKTEFTLIHSGWKTADTVITKPNEDSAVIRNRMNNGWEDIVHAKLRKVVEG
- a CDS encoding DsbA family oxidoreductase, with protein sequence MKIEVWSDYVCPFCYIGKRRLEQALQTFPQKDKVEVTFKSFELQPHLPSDPNVSVHEMLAKKMGATIEQAKSMNEQVIQSAASVGLAYNFDSMKQVNTLDAHRLVKFAEQRGKAAELTERLLSAHFIESQFLGANETLISLAEEVGLDRDEVQQVLASNAHLEEVRQDQVEGQQLGVQGVPFFVFNRKYAISGAQPLEVFTQTLTKVWEEENGATPLQQVQSTTGATCTDDGCEIPEK
- a CDS encoding voltage-gated chloride channel family protein; this translates as MNIAYRTLMATLIKWIFFGTIIGIIIGSTTALLLTTNDMLGETRENNSWLIFFLPLGGIVIGFMYMNFGKSFGNDSAKGNNLVIEGVHGKAKVLKRMGPLVYIGTFITVLLGGSTGREGAAIQMGGSVSQAVNQFFKVSILDKKILIMSGISAGFGAAFGTPITGAVFGMEMVALGKMKYKVLVPCLVASFVGHYVTEKGWGVEHETFIIKTVPESSFATYGKVIVVAIIFSLLSVLYSQLRHGIQRISEKYTKKNHMVRAFVGGVLIVILFLIIGSQDYNGRGLDMLEQSFKEDVPPFAFIAKLIFTAITMGTGFVGGEAIPLFFMGATLGNTLSEFIHLPLSFLAGLGMIATFCGGANTPIAAFLLAVEMFDGKGIEFFFVACLVSYIFSGHHGLWPSQKIFEPKSRLYNIEDGLSIEDVEKKKRHKK
- a CDS encoding ArsR/SmtB family transcription factor, encoding MAAAKHDVFQAIADPTRRDVLRLLAYNELPISEITSHFPISRTAVVKHLHILSEASLVTSRKVGREKRYTLQPETLTEVNEWLSFFEQFWDNKMSILQHLVENEDTENEPLSLLKEQKK
- a CDS encoding GGDEF domain-containing protein; the protein is MFYLPIVYGDFQFDMRFIPLVFLAYKWGWKHAIPALVIVSLWRLGIGGQGAVPGVIFGMMFPTLISLFMKWLKQTELKSLTLLIIITLSWLASDLPIIFFVPNGLQVFAEMSIYRLMTFLTTAFALHFFIVNAEKELYLRDRLTFYAEHDPLTGLNNIRHFEEKVKTYKTKQNKNRYIIMLDIDHFKSVNDEYGHLSGDMILKGFADIMLKKVSSYYKDDVFAGRYGGEEFIIFFATDSKEELMYFAESFRQEIENTEFITESKAIKKITVSLGISKFTESKSLYDIISEADEALYKSKRNGRNQVQYYAN
- a CDS encoding ABC transporter permease, giving the protein MQLYNVLTSNVKKEYIELKRYLPNTIALLLTFYIIFLGAFFGVMFVGDPASFESNVQYSIVSIVFWGLTMTTMNFIGYAIITEAMRGTLEQLYMSPMGVWRIMLTRMIGQFVLQSFIMIILLFAAMLTSGQWLNLNPLTTIPIIFITMISMFGVSFMIAGLAIIVKQIQAFLQIFQFVLMALVFVPLSVAPYLAFAPFVKGVDMVRTVMLENRGLTEFLWTDYAVLIANSLVYFIVGLIVFHRCERIAMKKGLLGQY
- a CDS encoding DUF3231 family protein — encoded protein: MELYRRVVDVMLAKGIYRKPPRVNPPSEIDFIDSQNYLTGWFGHHRPLSVVEISGLSYNMVKVIIKVVLEIGFAQVCQSKDVQKYFLKGKELCEKQFSILSSILSKDDLASPSSWVSEITSSTTPPYSDKLMLNHIVILVAAAIGYFGAGASVSQRRDLSVEYTRLMGQVGLYAEDGAELLIKHGWLEQPPLADDRQKLIKKK
- a CDS encoding DUF3231 family protein; its protein translation is MKRYNHNVELTSAEMANLWTQYINDSMSVCFLTHSVKVAKDKDMKEVLEFALRIAEDHIEKITHFFEQENIPIPKGFTVEEDVNLEAPALFTDTFMMVYMHVMTLLGLTGYAGAVATSTRADQIFYLCNVIRKRWSYIDELLM
- a CDS encoding ABC transporter ATP-binding protein translates to MEKIIEVRGVSKQYTKRKTKEIVTAVNNVSFDVHRGEVLGLLGPNGAGKTSTIKMICGLLQADAGSIHINGLDINKKRLKALRHISAVLEGNRNLYWRLTVKENLEYFAGNRGRSRKEVIEEVDKLLEQFHLKEKENELVQGLSRGMQQKLAIAVSLLANTEVILLDEPTLGLDVEISYELREILKQIVKEENRTIIISSHDMPVVQELCDRTIIINKGTVVVDEKVENLLNLFQTKAYSIKLGERLNSRQKEELLLTFPLSTYTENSLQAIVDVNLERSEDIYKLFDIFKMEATLVESIDRTTIDFEQVFLQIVKGEKQYAIV
- a CDS encoding DUF421 domain-containing protein; this translates as MDLHFIWKSFVIVFGGILILRLAGRKSISQLTVAQTVLMVAVGSLIIQPVGDRSIWITMLITLLLVLFLIVVEYIVLKSDKLETFFYGKSIIVVENGTIIDKNLAKIRLTVDMLEVRLRQQGVQNISDLQWATIESNGQIGYLLKPEKQYATKEDIQKLLALFQANEQNITNSTNNLFTEVKNKIHKEEPPTHLK
- a CDS encoding aldo/keto reductase; this translates as MNYVTLNNGLKMPQLGFGVWQVADDEATAAVKKAIEVGYRSIDTAMIYKNEVGVGKAIKESSVPREELFITTKVWNSDQGYENTLRAFDESLERLGLDYVDLYLIHWPTPQFDQYVDTYKALEKLYHDGRVKAIGVCNFEIEHLERLLNECEVTPVLNQIECHPYLSQNELKEFCEKHNIFVEAWSPLEQGGEVLKDEVVQQIAEAHQKSPAQVVLRWHLQNNTIVIPKSVTPSRIEENFNVFDFELSLDEMKKINAINKDRRRGKHPNEMNVR